Proteins co-encoded in one Papaver somniferum cultivar HN1 chromosome 5, ASM357369v1, whole genome shotgun sequence genomic window:
- the LOC113278498 gene encoding uncharacterized protein LOC113278498: MNIRPELQLKREGYKFTKPPASYTLTIDQRREFCRFLKSVKFPDGYEANIARSANVDDGNISGLKSHDCHVLLQKVLPAGIRPFLPTDVCTALIELSNLFHDLCAKTLDVSHLEEMEKVGYSWMYPIERYLGTLKRYVNNKARPEGPIAEAYIINEALTFFSLYLRGIETKFNRPDRNDDTSDDGQRPKGKLSVFAQKVRPFGAKVKKSLTLEEREKIHWFILDNCDEVRPYMDEHLNELKAESNDNLPQRHRKLFPEWFRKRIGKLHYEKFPEATDELHSLAQGVESRAKSYPACIYYGV; this comes from the exons ATGAATATTAGACCGGAATTGCAACTTAAGCGTGAGGGATACAAATTTACAAAACCTCCGGCTTCGTATACTTTAACAATAGATCAAAGAAGAGAGTTTTGTAGGTTTCTGAAATCAGTGAAGTTTCCGGATGGATATGAAGCTAACATAGCGAGGAGTGCTAACGTCGATGATGGAAATATATCCGGTTTGAAAAGCCACGATTGTCATGTTTTGTTACAAAAAGTTCTTCCCGCTGGAATTCGTCCATTTCTGCCTACAGATGTATGCACTGCCTTAATTGAGTTGAGTAATTTGTTTCATGATCTATGTGCGAAGACATTGGATGTGAGTCACttggaagaaatggaaaaag TTGGATATAGTTGGATGTATCCTATCGAAAG GTACCTCGGGACACTTAAGCGTTACGTGAACAATAAAGCACGACCAGAAGGTCCAATAGCAGAAGCTTACATTATTAATGAAGCTTTGACATTTTTCTCGTTGTATTTACGTGGGATTGAAACTAAATTTAATCGCCCAGACCGAAATGATGATACATCAGATGATGGTCAACGACCCAAGGGAAAACTGTCTGTGTTTGCTCAGAAGGTTCGTCCCTTTGGTGCAAAAGTTAAAAAATCACTGACCCTAGAAGAACGAGAAAAAATACATTGGTTTATACTCGATAATTGTGACGAGGTGCGACCTTATATGGA TGAACATTTGAATGAGCTGAAAGCGGAATCAAATGACAACTTGCCACAGAGGCATCGAAAACTATTTCCTGAATGGTTTCGAAAGCGG ATTGGAAAATTGCACTATGAAAAGTTTCCTGAGGCTACTGATGAATTGCATTCGTTAGCACAGGGAGTTGAATCTCGCGCAAAATCATATCCTGCTTGTATCTATTATGGAGTTTGA